Part of the Syngnathus typhle isolate RoL2023-S1 ecotype Sweden unplaced genomic scaffold, RoL_Styp_1.0 HiC_scaffold_27, whole genome shotgun sequence genome, ctacctattcaagaacttccaacttaccaaaaacttcacttcttttattttgaaattcacacccaattcctttttcccttctcatttctacatttttcaaccgattcaacccattccaactttcaactcttcatcatttttctacctattccacaacttcccacttcccaaaaacttcacatcttttattttgaaattcacacccaattccttttttctactctaatttctacatttttcaaccgattcaacccattccaactttcaactgttcatcatttttctacctattccacaacttcccacttcccaaaaacttcacatcttttattttgaaattcacacccaattccttttcccttctcatttctacatttttcaaccgattcaacccattccaactttcaactgttcatcatttttctacctattccacaacttcccacttaccaaaaacttcacatcttttattttgaaattcacaccccattcctttttcccttctcatttctacatttttcaaccgattcaacccgttccaactttcaactgttcatcatttttctacttattccacaacttcccacttaccaaaaaattcacatcttttattttgaaattcacgcccaattcccttttcccttctcatttctacatttttcaaccgattcaacccattccaactttcaactgttcatcatttttctacctattccacaacttcccacttaccaaaaatttcacatcttttattttgaaattcccacccaattcctttttcccttctcatttctacatttttcaaccgattcaacccattccaactttcaactgttcatcatttttctacctattccacaacttccaatTTACCGAAAACTTcaggtcttttattttgaaattcatacccaattcctttttcccttctcatttctacatttttcaacccattcaacccattccaactttcaactgttcatcatttctttacctattccacaacttaacaaaaacttcatatcttttattttgaaattcacacccagttcctttttcccttctcatttctacatttttcaaccgattcaactcgtttcaacgtcattctgcaacattccttaaatatttattcaacttcttcaccttcacacgcaattccttcaggaattgcaaattctagttattattattattcaacttccgctcacttttttgacgcttaactacttccacatacttcaaccgattcactccattccacttttcacttattccaaatattcatgacacgtctgctcacatttttcacgttccaaattttttccgttttcgcaaaattcacaaatttatggcgaatttcgccccattcattcttaatggcagattcaacatttcacattaacgttgttccagtttgaaattcacatcattcaacacattcaaatcacattggggacattcccaaacttgcctaattcaacattttcatgttttcatcttttattttgaaattcacacccaattcctttttcccttttcccttctcatttctacatttttcaaccgattcaacccattccaactttcaactgttcatcttttgcctacctattccacaacttcccacttaccaaaaacttcacatcttttattttgaaattcaaccaaaattctctaaaatttcgtttttctactctaatttccacatttttcaaccgattcaacccattccaactttcaactgttcatcatttttctacctattccacaacttcccaaaaacttcacatcttttattttgaaattcacaatattcccttttcctttctcatttctacatttttcaaccgattcaacccattccaactttcaactgttcatcatttttctacctattccacaacttcccacttaccaaaaacttcgcgtcttttattttgaaattcacacccatttcctttttcccttctcatttctacatttttcaaccgattcgacccattccaactttcaactgttcatctttttttttcctattccacaacttaccaaaaacttcacatcttttattttgaaattcacacccagttccttttcccttctcatttctacatttttcaaccgattcaactcgtttcaacatcattctgcagcattccttaaatatttattcaacttcttcaccttcacacgcaattccttcaggaattgcaaattctagttattattctacttattccgctcactttttcggcgcttaactaattccacatacttcaaccgattcactccattccacttttcacttattccaaaaattcatggcaacactgctcacatttttctcattccaataattttccgttttcgcataattcacaaatttatggcgatttttgccccattcattcttaatggcagattcaacatttcacatttacgttgttcctgtttgaaattcacataattcaacacattcaaatcacattggggacattcccaaacttgccaaattcaaaattttcacgttttcacttttaaaatttgcatagaattttgcaaaatttcataaaatttcgtttttcacttctaacttctacatttttccaccgattcaactcgttccaactttcaactattcatcttttgcctacctattccacaacttcccacttaccaaaaacttcagatcttttattttgaaattcaactaaaattctctaaaatttcgtttttctactctaatttccacatttttcaaccgattcaacccattccaactttcaactgttcatcatttttctacctattccacaacttcccataaatttcacatcttttattttgaaattcacacccaattcctttttccgttctcatttctacatttttcaaccgattcaacccgttccaactttcaactgtttatcttttgcctacctattccacaacttcccacttaccaaaaacttcacatcttttattttgaaattcacacccaattcccttttcccttctcatttctacatttttcaaccgattcaacccattccaactttcaactgttcatcatttttctacctattccacaacttcccacttattaaaaacttcacttcttttattttgaaattcacacaattcccttttcccttctcatttctacatttttcaaccgattcaacccattccaactttcaactgttcatcttttgcctacctattccacaacttcccacttaccaaaaacttcacatcttttattttgaaattcaaccaaaattctctaaaatttcgtttttctactctaatttccacatttttcaaccgattcaacccattccaactttcaactgttcatcatatttctacctattccacaacttcccacttaccaaaaaattcacatcttttattttgaaattcacgcacaattcctttttcccttctcatttctacatttttcaaccgattcaacccattccaactttcaactgttcatcatttttctacctattccccaacttcccacttaccaaaaaattcacatcttttattttgaaattcacgcccaattcctttttcccttctcatttctacatttttcaaccgattcgacccattccaactttcaactgttcatcatttctttacctattccacaacttaacaaaaacttcacatcttttattttgaaattcacacccatttcctttttcctttctcatttccacatttttcaaccgattcaactcgtttcaacgtcattctgcaacattccttaaatatttattcaacttcttcaccttcacacgcaattccttcaggaattgcaaattctagttgtgtgaaggcgaaggccttcacacattgatattgtactttattattaaacaacttattcctcccacttttttgacatctaactactcccacatgcttcaaccgattcacctcgttcaacctttcacacgttccaaaaattcatggcacgcttgccagtatttttcgcgttcataacatttaccgtttttaagtaattagcaaatttgtgccttttatttccccattcattcttaatggcaatgtcaacccgagccagtttcctgtagtgggttcgattcccacattgggcgtcattaattattttactctttattcttcccgcttatcattttcaacgcttatcatttgtaactaacattcgcattcaacattcattacattaagcaatttccaccactttgattacgtattcgcattcaacaaacacattcattacattaaccaattgcaaccacgacatagtaagggactcaattagctcgtgggaaacacaagtgattccagtacacgagcatcattcccgagtggtatcaaaacccgcgtcagttcgattcccacattgggcgtcattatttattttactctttatccttcccggttatcattttcaacggttatcatttgtaacttttgtcattcgcattcaacattcattacattaagcaatttccaccactttgattacgcattcgcattcaacaaacacattcattacattaaccaaattcaaccagcaagaaggaaggatcctcgttagctcagtcggaaacacaatggaaatgtcaacccgagccagtttcctgtagtgggttcgattcccacattgggagtcataaattattttactctttattcttcccccttatcattttcaacgcttatcatttgtaccttttttgtaacatttgtaacgtttcatttttaacgcttatcatttgtacctttttgtaacatgtatttgtaacattttcccatttatttcacaattatctattttccctttgtattcttcccgctcatcatttttaaagcttaacgtttgtaacttaacatctgccttcgccttcacacgcaatttcttccgaaattgcaattctagttattattattattcaacatcttctgcccacttttttgacgcttaactacttccacatacttcaacctattcactccattccacttttcacttattccaaatattcatggcacgactgctcacatttttctcgttccaaaaattttccgttttcgcataattcataaatttatggcgatttttgccccattcattcttaatggcagattcaacatttcacatttacgttgttccagtttgaaattcacatcattcaacacattcaaatcacattggggacattcccaaacttcccaaattcaaaattttcacgttttcacttttaatatttgcataaaattttgcaaaatttcataaaatttcctttttcacttctgacttctacatttttccaccgattcaactcgttccaactttcaaccgttcatcatttttctacctattccacaacttcccacttaccaaaaacttcacatcttttattttgaaattcaaccaaaattctctcaaattccgtttttgtactctaatttctacatttttcaaccgattcaaccattccaactttcaactgttcatcatttttctacctattccacaacttcccaaatacttcacatcttttattttgaaattcacacccaattccttttcccttctcatttctacatttttcaaccgattcaacccattccaactttcaactgttcatcatttttctacctattccacaacttcccacttaccaaaatcttcaaatcttttaatttgaaattcacacccaattcccttttcccttctcatttctacatttttcaaccgattcaacccattccaactttcaactgttcatcatttttctacctattccacaacttcccaattaccaaaagcttcacatcttttattttgaaattcacacccaattccttttcccttctcatttctacatttttcaaccgattcaacccattccaactttcaactgttcatcatttttctacctattccacaacttcccacttaccaaaaacttcgcatcttttattttgaaattcacacccaatttccttttcccttctcatttctacatttttcaaccgattcaacccattccaactttcaactgttcatcatttttctacctattccacaacttcccaattaccaaaaacttcacatcttttattttgaaattcacacccaattcccttttcccttctcatttctacatttttcaaccgattcaacccattccaactttcaactgttcatcatttttctacctattccacaacttaccaaaaacttcacatcttttattttgaaattcaccacaaattctccaaattttctacatttctcaagtaattcaacacgtttcaacatcgttcggcagcattccccgaagaagttattcatacatttcgccttcacacgcaatttctccagaaattgcaaaattctagttatatctattatacctatgtcctcaaaaaaaaaggatccattagtaagcatctctcgaacaatatatttcttcatatgGCTTAGTTTGtgagacagacagtgaatgtacatcttgtcttGAATAAATATCAATCAGTAGTGCGGACTCTAAAAcgaaatgagcaaataatccgagtcatattgtataaacttaattgtacaattaaaaaatgcgcAATATTGTTCTATCCGTGTTCTAACATTGTGATGCCGCCTTAACAAGGCTGCGTGGACACCTCTTTTGATCTGTACCGCGTGTGGGAAAAAAGCCTGAGAACTAGTGCGcggccagaaaaaaacaaacgtggcgctgtcaatcatgcgagttgCGCGGCTAGATCAGAGTCAACTCTCACCACCGTTTCTGGCAGTAgtatgcagatgtttatttcactataacaaatagaaaatcaatctttgcttaccgtgggaacaaatgcacaggtgccaACGTATGAGCTTCCAAAattatgtaggggatgaaattgtagatcaaaggagtcaactcttaacatcttccaaaatacacaatattggAAGTAGTccattggaaataaataaataaattaattaattaataaattaataaataaaaacgaaatgttaacagatagatagatagatagatagatagatagatagatagatagatagatagatagatagatagatagataaaaacaacaaaaacaattcaacaatAGATATTGGGGAAGGGTATACACACTTACCATAATCCTTCCAAAGGGGTAGGGCTGCTCTTTTATGAAATCAGTTTCTGTCATCACGTAGACTAATTAAACCACATATAAGTGCTGTCGTAATTATGTCTCTGCCGATcagttattgtttttatttatttttttcagaatggaaaacctTTGGACCCTCCAACAATTGCCAGCGGCTCTCACGGCAAAAGTGGTGGCcttaaaaacaaatgagaaacattCTCGATGGGTCCTAaaagaggatggcacggtgCAGGCTGGGGCCTCCCACTTTAACACAGTGGCtgccctctgtgatggccacCGTGTTTGCAAAATTGTGTTGTTTGCAAATTTAGCCTCCGACGTCTCTGTCGGAAGTACATTTCgatttattaattttggccggggaagagaagaaggggtcctcctctcccggcacaacaccACCATTTACGTGGCTGGGGGGATGGAGGTGACGCCTGATTTGGAGGCAAAGgggacagctctgctgtaccctTCAAGTATTACCAGGGAATTAAAGGACATCagccatgaggagggtgtcctgtttacgacagacggcattgtctctgctgtaagatcacGCTTTCTCTTTTTGCTCCCTCTCCTTCATGAAGTATTGATGTTTaatctgtctttattttttagatccgccccatTAGGATGGTGCTGACACGCGCGATCCCAGTCCCATTGGgcatcttttatttgaaaaaagtaaactgattgttctctttctctctcacactatgtgtgcgtgcgtgcgcatgtgtgtgtctaaatatagatatatatcaccctctcatttcacctgagtaaggtcccttcgggcatcatgttgcctttgtAATTGCAGCGTAGATCTACATTCCAACacctagtactaatttgacattttcattatagGATCAAACGGAAATAAAGGTGCTCAGGTGGCGGGAGAGCAACTTTTTTCGAGTAGTTGTTGGACAGCGGCTTTCAATGACGCACTTGACGACATCGTGTTCTGATGGCGTGGAGCTCCAcaccacagaaaatactgtgataaaggtacctaaagcaagcagttttttcccgtgtataaacaaagttattttaaatttaaacaatactgttatttacttgagataaactgctatcagtggctcatcatcatcaaggctgaagtcagaatcatgctttagagttttctctaaatctggatcaccaattttgtaagattttgtctcagatacagctctatcaggaagacatacaatttcacttgcttccctgactgtataaaatcattgtggttgtaattatgttcatgaaattaatcaaattgttttaggttttacgttttttatctgtctgcctgtctatctatccatctatccatctatctatctatctatctatctatctaaccaacctacctacctacctacctacccaaccgaaccaacttcatccatccatccatccatccatccatccatccatccatccatccatccatccatccatccatccatccatcatgtttcatgcatcatgttttctcgtagtgttttaaacccataataaattgtcaaaacatttctttgcgcaggaactggaagaaaagTTTCAtgttgtggcctttaaaataaaaGGCAAACACGTGGAGCTTGTCAACCTCAACAATGCCACCAAAACGGTTCCTTTGGATGAGTGGAACCAAAGATTCCCCGAGGGCCCTAATTTTCCcccagaggggtttttgtggtaattttgtttgaaattttgttctattgtttgtgtttcttgttacttctttgttgttctgtttaatATGTACTATAATTAaagtttgaatttaaatgcacaaaatcgtcattgtttattttatttatttttataaaattgaattaatttaatctaaattatgaTCATATATTTCACCTCTTAGTTATATTttgttgtccgtgtataaattgtgtattgcgtcattatattaaatgtattagttgtataagataagataagataatcctttattattccctcaatggggaaactcctatgttagcagcagtacacttaacattaCAAGCAAAGTCTTCCGTGGATTTAAGGCAcccgttttattaaattaccgtatttattccaattatcacccattattgtccgattgccaaggggcactgaaaagggcgataatatgtatattttccttatgtagtatctcactg contains:
- the LOC133147034 gene encoding uncharacterized protein LOC133147034 isoform X3, with the protein product MIIQTSPTSKQQYFCPQHPYFPQRMENLWTLQQLPAALTAKVVALKTNEKHSRWVLKEDGTVQAGASHFNTVAALCDGHRVCKIVLFANLASDVSVGSTFRFINFGRGREEGVLLSRHNTTIYVAGGMEVTPDLEAKGTALLYPSSITRELKDISHEEGVLFTTDGIVSAIRPIRMVLTRAIPVPLGIFYLKKDQTEIKVLRWRESNFFRVVVGQRLSMTHLTTSCSDGVELHTTENTVIKELEEKFHVVAFKIKGKHVELVNLNNATKTVPLDEWNQRFPEGPNFPPEGFLWIKEKLRSSHGAKPTFTMSNLDSGCP